A stretch of the Thiocystis violascens DSM 198 genome encodes the following:
- the msrA gene encoding peptide-methionine (S)-S-oxide reductase MsrA encodes MLIAMPMHALADVESIVLGMGCFWGAEKRMSEIPGVIDVESGYAGGDVETVSYREVLDLEAARRRGKTDLRNHAEVIRVRFDPDRVSLETVLKKFWENHDPTQGDRQGNDRGSNYRSAIYTSDDAQQAVAIATREAYQQALSAAGHGQITTEIAPLRHYNRAEDDHQDYLKKNPNGYCGLGGTGVAFPGGMTKTVPPPLTADRLNFARQLIVFEAEDCPFCKRFRAEVLDHWTSDLPIATTLNPRPPTDWTLEKSLFATPTVVLFEQGREVSRYTGYQGDKDRFWKWLGFRILTPKQQRIAFEEGTEPAFTGSHLDEKRPGVFVDPITGAPLFRSDAKFNSGTGWPSFFNPVEGAITLHEDNSHGMRRMEVRSASSGIHLGHRFDDGPPPSGKRYCINGNVLSFVPDAE; translated from the coding sequence ATGCTGATCGCGATGCCCATGCACGCCTTGGCCGACGTCGAGTCCATCGTGCTCGGCATGGGCTGCTTCTGGGGCGCGGAGAAGCGGATGTCCGAGATCCCCGGCGTGATCGATGTCGAATCGGGCTATGCCGGCGGCGATGTCGAGACCGTGAGCTATCGCGAGGTGCTGGATCTGGAGGCCGCGCGTCGGCGTGGCAAGACCGATCTGCGCAACCATGCCGAGGTGATTCGGGTTCGCTTTGATCCTGATCGGGTGAGTCTCGAAACCGTCCTGAAGAAATTCTGGGAGAACCATGACCCTACGCAGGGCGATCGCCAGGGCAACGACCGGGGCAGCAATTATCGCAGCGCGATCTACACCAGCGACGACGCGCAGCAGGCGGTGGCGATCGCCACCCGAGAGGCGTACCAACAAGCGTTGAGCGCGGCCGGCCATGGCCAGATCACCACCGAGATCGCGCCGCTGCGTCATTACAATCGCGCCGAGGACGATCACCAGGATTACCTGAAGAAGAACCCGAACGGCTATTGCGGTTTGGGCGGCACGGGCGTGGCCTTTCCTGGCGGGATGACCAAGACGGTACCGCCCCCGCTGACGGCGGATCGACTCAATTTCGCGCGACAGTTGATCGTGTTCGAGGCGGAGGATTGCCCCTTCTGCAAGCGCTTCCGTGCCGAGGTGCTGGATCACTGGACATCCGATCTTCCCATTGCCACCACCCTCAACCCGCGACCGCCCACGGATTGGACGCTGGAGAAAAGTCTGTTCGCCACACCGACCGTCGTGCTGTTCGAGCAGGGCCGGGAGGTCTCCCGCTACACCGGCTACCAGGGCGACAAGGATCGCTTCTGGAAGTGGCTAGGTTTTCGGATCCTGACCCCGAAGCAACAGCGGATCGCGTTCGAGGAGGGCACCGAACCGGCGTTCACCGGCTCCCATCTTGACGAGAAGCGACCTGGCGTCTTCGTGGATCCGATCACCGGCGCGCCACTGTTTCGCAGCGATGCCAAGTTCAACAGCGGCACCGGCTGGCCCAGCTTCTTCAACCCCGTCGAGGGCGCGATCACCCTGCACGAGGACAACTCGCACGGCATGCGCCGGATGGAAGTGCGTAGCGCGAGTTCCGGCATCCATCTGGGACATCGGTTCGACGATGGCCCGCCGCCCTCGGGCAAGCGCTATTGCATCAACGGCAACGTGTTGAGCTTTGTGCCAGATGCCGAATGA
- a CDS encoding SPOR domain-containing protein encodes MVKATRRGAPAQPLAKRKQSRSCVWWFLLGIALGVIAGNFMSTRRDVTTPQPAASPTPNLESKAAPVQPTFHFPQLLNEATVEVGDKAPPPPPPAPRPQPPVAQPPPPVTPTPASPKQAAPPPPAEPVTAPRSGTFVVQAGSFTSAADAERRKAELALLGISSSIQTATLASGRTAYRVRTGSYPSKQSAEQVRAKLQRNGKEGMTIPIK; translated from the coding sequence ATGGTCAAGGCAACGCGACGCGGCGCACCCGCGCAACCGCTGGCGAAACGCAAGCAGAGCCGCTCCTGTGTCTGGTGGTTCCTGCTGGGCATCGCGCTGGGCGTGATCGCCGGCAATTTCATGTCGACGCGGCGGGACGTGACGACTCCGCAACCCGCGGCATCGCCGACTCCCAACCTCGAGTCGAAAGCCGCGCCCGTACAACCGACCTTCCACTTTCCGCAGCTCCTCAATGAGGCGACGGTCGAGGTCGGCGACAAGGCCCCGCCGCCTCCACCCCCGGCGCCTCGTCCGCAACCGCCGGTCGCGCAACCGCCGCCGCCAGTGACGCCCACGCCGGCGTCCCCCAAACAGGCGGCACCCCCGCCGCCAGCCGAACCTGTGACCGCGCCGCGTAGCGGAACCTTTGTGGTGCAGGCGGGCTCCTTCACCAGCGCGGCCGATGCCGAACGCCGCAAGGCCGAGCTGGCCCTGCTCGGGATTTCCAGTAGCATCCAAACCGCGACCCTCGCGAGCGGGAGGACCGCCTATCGCGTGCGAACCGGCTCTTATCCCAGCAAGCAGTCCGCGGAGCAGGTCCGCGCCAAGCTCCAGCGCAACGGTAAGGAAGGCATGACGATTCCCATCAAATGA
- the argS gene encoding arginine--tRNA ligase — translation MKQDIKDLIRAALTALVSNGQLDAPELPEPMLERTRDTAHGDFATNVAMVLAKLARAKPRDLAQRLVEALPPSPLVTRVEIAGPGFINFFLADAAYRAEIPRILAAGHDFGRSQLGAGQRVQVEFVSANPTGPLHVGHGRGAAYGAVVADLLAAVGFNVHREYYVNDAGRQMDILCASVWLRYLELCGEDLRFPSNGYKGDYVWDIAATLHREHGDAYRVDAAQVFAGLPPDIPREGEPPEQNGGDKEAHIDGLIVAAKRLLGDNRYRYVFELGLNTILDDIRDDLSGFGVDYQEWYSERSLTESGAVNRAIERLRAGGYLDERNGALWFRSTAFGDEKDRVVVRENGQSTYFASDIAYHMDKLERGFDRVIDIWGADHHGYIPRVKAAIQALGDDADRLDVLLVQFAILYRGGEKAQMSTRSGEFVTLRALRQEVGRDAARFFYVMRRCEQHLDFDLDLAKSESSDNPVYYVQYAHARVCSVLRQAAEKGMVVDPSPGTTNLERLVEDHEQALLRSLTRYPEVVETAALKAEPHQLTQYLRELANDFHTYYNAHQFLVEDAVLRDARIKLILAARQVLRNGLGLLGVSAPENM, via the coding sequence ATGAAGCAAGACATCAAAGATCTCATCCGCGCCGCACTGACGGCCCTCGTGTCCAACGGCCAGCTCGACGCCCCGGAACTGCCCGAGCCGATGCTGGAGCGTACCCGCGACACTGCTCACGGCGATTTCGCCACCAACGTCGCGATGGTGCTCGCCAAGCTCGCTCGCGCCAAGCCGCGCGATCTGGCGCAACGGCTGGTGGAGGCGCTGCCGCCCTCGCCGCTGGTCACGCGGGTGGAGATCGCCGGGCCGGGCTTCATCAACTTCTTTTTGGCCGACGCCGCCTATCGGGCGGAGATTCCCCGCATCCTGGCGGCCGGTCACGACTTTGGCCGGAGCCAGCTCGGCGCCGGTCAACGGGTGCAGGTCGAATTCGTCTCGGCCAACCCGACCGGCCCGCTGCATGTCGGACACGGACGTGGCGCCGCCTATGGCGCGGTGGTCGCGGATCTGCTGGCGGCGGTCGGCTTCAACGTCCATCGCGAGTATTACGTCAACGACGCCGGGCGTCAGATGGATATCCTCTGCGCCTCGGTCTGGCTGCGCTATCTGGAACTCTGCGGCGAGGATCTGCGTTTTCCGAGCAACGGTTACAAGGGCGACTATGTCTGGGACATCGCCGCGACCCTGCACCGCGAGCATGGCGATGCCTATCGGGTGGATGCCGCACAGGTGTTCGCCGGTCTGCCGCCGGACATCCCGCGGGAGGGCGAACCGCCGGAGCAAAATGGCGGCGACAAAGAGGCGCATATCGACGGTCTGATCGTCGCCGCCAAGCGTCTGTTGGGCGACAACCGTTATCGCTATGTCTTCGAGTTGGGGCTGAACACCATCCTCGACGATATTCGCGACGATCTGTCCGGGTTCGGCGTCGACTATCAGGAGTGGTATTCGGAGCGCTCGCTGACCGAGAGCGGCGCGGTCAACCGGGCCATCGAGCGCCTGCGTGCGGGCGGTTATCTCGACGAACGCAACGGCGCGCTCTGGTTCCGCTCGACCGCCTTCGGCGACGAGAAGGACCGCGTGGTGGTGCGCGAGAACGGCCAGAGCACCTATTTCGCCTCCGACATCGCCTATCACATGGACAAGCTCGAACGCGGTTTCGATCGCGTCATCGACATCTGGGGCGCGGACCATCACGGCTATATTCCGCGCGTCAAGGCGGCGATCCAGGCGCTCGGCGACGACGCCGACCGGCTCGACGTGCTGCTGGTGCAGTTCGCGATTCTCTATCGCGGCGGCGAGAAGGCGCAAATGTCCACCCGCTCCGGCGAGTTCGTCACCCTGCGCGCGTTGCGCCAGGAAGTCGGACGCGACGCCGCGCGCTTTTTCTATGTCATGCGCCGCTGCGAGCAGCACCTGGATTTCGACCTGGATCTGGCCAAGTCCGAGTCCTCGGATAACCCGGTCTACTATGTGCAGTACGCCCATGCCCGCGTCTGTAGCGTGCTGCGTCAGGCCGCCGAGAAGGGCATGGTGGTCGACCCAAGCCCAGGCACGACCAACCTGGAGCGTCTCGTCGAGGATCACGAGCAGGCGCTGCTGCGCAGCCTGACCCGCTATCCCGAGGTGGTCGAGACGGCCGCGCTCAAGGCCGAGCCGCATCAGCTCACCCAGTATCTGCGCGAGTTGGCCAACGATTTTCACACCTACTACAACGCCCATCAGTTTCTGGTGGAGGACGCCGTCCTGCGCGACGCGCGCATCAAGTTGATCCTGGCCGCGCGGCAGGTGTTGCGCAACGGTCTTGGTTTGCTCGGCGTTTCGGCACCGGAGAATATGTAA
- a CDS encoding primosomal protein N' yields MQSNAGRPGARQSGRIDGPVVDRSALVSRAPTPSESGPAILRVAVAAPLAELFDYLPPVSPAPVTLTPGLRLLVPFGRGRRVGMLLRIASHTEQDPARLKRVESVLDARPLLSPADLRLIEWAAAYYRQPIGEALFTALPARLRDPAPVLDERIPGIQATPAGLTVALDALNRAPRQRDLLALARAAPAGLALADLRASQGDCAATLRALRAKGLIETCHLAPGLTPSLPPPVSALAGPALNADQQAAVNAILGALGGFRAFLLDGVTGSGKTEVYIRLIEAVIAAGGQALVVVPEIGLTPQLRARFIQRLPGPVAVLHSALNARERERNWHRAALGEATLVLGTRSAVFVPLPRLALILVDEEHDASLKQQEGFRYSARDLAVRRAQLTGCPVVLGSATPALETLHNARLDRYGWLKLPERAGLARPPTISLLDIRDQPLQAGLSSVLRADMRTELAAGNQVLLFLNRRGYAPILTCHACGWVGGCPHCDARLTLHLNPRKLWCHHCGWSQPVPSLCPACQGSDLRRLGQGTERLEDNLRPLFPEVGIARIDRDSTRRKGELDRLLGAVSRGEIQILLGTQMLAKGHDFPGVTLVGILDLDHALYASDFRAPERTAQLIVQVAGRAGRAERPGRVVLQTRHPEHPLLQSLLREGYGGFATVALGERRDAELPPFAHLALVRAEAPGASEPLAFLRAARVLAEGLIEAADAPGVHLLGPIPAPMERRAGRYRAQLLVQCGERSRLQRFLAHWSPALRGLSRTKGLRWSLDVDPQEML; encoded by the coding sequence ATGCAATCGAATGCCGGCCGTCCAGGCGCGCGGCAATCCGGTCGGATCGATGGTCCTGTCGTGGATCGCTCCGCGCTCGTGAGTCGCGCACCGACCCCGTCCGAGTCCGGCCCGGCGATCCTGCGGGTCGCCGTAGCGGCGCCGCTGGCGGAGCTGTTCGACTATCTGCCGCCGGTGTCGCCCGCTCCCGTGACGCTGACGCCGGGCCTGCGTCTCCTGGTGCCCTTCGGACGCGGCCGCCGGGTCGGGATGCTGCTGCGCATCGCCTCCCACACCGAGCAGGATCCCGCGCGTCTCAAACGCGTCGAGTCGGTGCTGGATGCGCGCCCGCTGCTGTCGCCCGCGGATCTGCGGCTGATCGAGTGGGCCGCAGCCTATTATCGGCAGCCGATCGGTGAGGCGCTCTTTACCGCGTTGCCGGCCCGTCTGCGCGATCCGGCGCCCGTGCTCGACGAGCGGATTCCGGGGATTCAGGCCACGCCCGCGGGTCTGACCGTCGCGCTGGACGCGCTGAACCGCGCGCCCCGGCAGCGCGATCTGCTCGCCCTGGCGCGCGCCGCTCCGGCGGGTCTGGCCTTGGCCGATCTGAGAGCGAGCCAGGGAGACTGCGCCGCGACCCTGCGCGCGCTGCGCGCGAAGGGATTGATCGAGACCTGCCATCTGGCTCCGGGCCTGACGCCCTCCCTGCCGCCGCCGGTCTCGGCGCTCGCCGGTCCCGCGCTTAATGCCGACCAGCAGGCGGCGGTGAACGCGATCCTGGGCGCGCTCGGCGGTTTCCGCGCCTTCCTGCTCGACGGCGTGACCGGCAGCGGCAAGACCGAGGTCTATATCCGTCTGATCGAGGCGGTCATCGCCGCCGGCGGTCAGGCGCTGGTGGTGGTGCCGGAGATCGGTCTGACGCCGCAACTGCGCGCGCGTTTCATCCAGCGCCTGCCGGGGCCGGTGGCTGTGCTGCATTCGGCGCTCAACGCGCGCGAACGCGAACGCAACTGGCATCGCGCCGCGCTCGGCGAGGCCACGCTGGTGCTCGGAACCCGCTCGGCGGTCTTCGTGCCCCTGCCACGACTGGCGCTGATCCTGGTCGACGAGGAACACGACGCCTCGCTCAAACAGCAGGAGGGATTCCGCTACTCGGCGCGGGATCTGGCGGTGCGCCGCGCCCAATTGACCGGCTGTCCGGTCGTGCTCGGTTCGGCGACGCCCGCGCTGGAGACCCTGCACAATGCGCGGCTCGACCGTTACGGCTGGTTGAAACTGCCCGAGCGCGCCGGTCTCGCCCGCCCGCCGACCATCTCGCTGCTCGATATTCGCGATCAGCCCCTGCAGGCCGGGCTGTCGTCCGTGCTGCGCGCCGACATGCGGACCGAACTCGCGGCCGGCAATCAGGTGTTGCTGTTTCTCAACCGGCGCGGTTATGCGCCGATTCTCACCTGTCACGCCTGCGGCTGGGTCGGCGGCTGTCCGCACTGCGACGCCCGCCTGACCCTGCATCTGAATCCGCGCAAACTCTGGTGCCACCATTGCGGCTGGTCGCAACCCGTGCCGAGTCTCTGCCCCGCCTGTCAGGGCAGCGATCTGCGTCGGCTGGGACAGGGGACCGAGCGTCTGGAAGACAATCTGCGCCCCCTGTTTCCGGAGGTCGGCATCGCCCGCATCGATCGCGACAGCACCCGGCGCAAGGGCGAACTGGACCGGCTGCTCGGAGCGGTCTCGCGTGGCGAGATCCAGATCCTGCTTGGGACGCAGATGTTGGCCAAGGGGCATGATTTTCCGGGCGTCACCCTGGTCGGTATCCTGGATCTGGACCACGCGCTCTACGCCAGCGATTTCCGCGCCCCGGAACGCACCGCGCAACTCATCGTGCAGGTCGCCGGGCGGGCGGGACGGGCGGAGCGGCCCGGTCGGGTCGTGCTGCAGACCCGTCATCCGGAACACCCCCTGCTGCAATCGCTACTGCGCGAGGGCTATGGCGGTTTCGCGACCGTGGCGCTGGGGGAGCGACGCGATGCCGAACTGCCGCCCTTCGCCCATCTCGCCCTGGTCCGCGCCGAGGCGCCCGGAGCGTCGGAGCCGCTCGCCTTTTTGCGCGCGGCCCGCGTCCTGGCTGAAGGGCTGATCGAGGCTGCGGATGCGCCTGGAGTTCACTTGCTCGGTCCGATCCCGGCGCCGATGGAGCGGCGCGCCGGCCGCTATCGCGCCCAGCTTCTGGTGCAATGCGGCGAGCGGTCGCGGCTCCAGCGTTTTCTGGCACACTGGAGCCCGGCCCTGCGCGGTTTGTCCCGAACCAAGGGACTGCGCTGGTCGCTGGACGTGGATCCGCAGGAGATGCTTTAG
- a CDS encoding HNH endonuclease produces MLQLNQQVLRTDLAGMPLEWIDYRVAARLYFLHQVAYACGDPLFLLRGGTNALTRVQSRLEIHSIIATYGIHHALNKLQDDYMPPLSNRTLFQRDNHMCMYCGQHFSDRHLSRDHVRPSSKGGADHWNNVVTACVRCNNYKAGRSPEDAGMELLAVPFAPTHAEYIFLMGRNVLADQMEFLRAHFPRSSPLHRRLARETPA; encoded by the coding sequence ATGTTGCAACTCAATCAACAGGTACTGCGAACGGATCTGGCAGGCATGCCTCTGGAGTGGATCGACTACCGGGTGGCTGCCCGACTCTATTTTCTCCACCAGGTCGCCTACGCCTGCGGGGATCCGCTCTTCCTGCTGCGTGGCGGAACCAATGCGCTCACCCGCGTCCAGAGCCGGCTCGAAATCCACTCGATCATCGCCACCTACGGCATCCATCACGCCCTGAACAAACTTCAGGACGATTATATGCCGCCGCTCTCGAACCGTACCCTGTTCCAGCGGGACAACCACATGTGCATGTACTGCGGCCAGCATTTTTCCGACCGTCATCTGTCACGCGACCACGTTCGTCCTTCCAGCAAGGGCGGCGCGGACCATTGGAACAATGTCGTGACCGCCTGCGTCCGCTGTAACAACTACAAGGCCGGGCGCTCGCCGGAGGACGCGGGCATGGAACTGCTCGCCGTGCCCTTTGCACCCACCCATGCCGAGTACATCTTTCTGATGGGTCGCAATGTTCTGGCGGATCAGATGGAATTCCTGCGCGCCCACTTTCCCCGCTCCAGCCCACTGCATCGCCGGCTCGCTCGCGAGACGCCCGCATGA
- a CDS encoding fructosamine kinase family protein — protein sequence MTAWDVIAARIGTVTGEPFQIRHQRPIGGGCINTACLIGDGRRGFFVKLNAAERLAMFEAEAEGLDALAATGAMRVPAPVCAGLAGDQSYLAMETLDLGGRLDGALAGRQLAQLHRATAQTFGWHRDNTIGATPQPNTPRADWIDFWREHRLGYQLELAAAKGYGGRLRSSGERLLGALDALIGHRPPSSLLHGDLWGGNIGATPDGQPVIFDPAVYHGDREADLAMTELFGGFDARFQSAYREAWPLDSGYAVRKILYNLYHILNHLNLFGGGYLSQAQGMIDRLLAETG from the coding sequence ATGACCGCCTGGGACGTGATCGCCGCGCGCATCGGCACGGTCACCGGCGAACCCTTCCAGATCCGGCACCAGCGTCCGATCGGCGGCGGCTGCATCAATACGGCCTGTCTGATCGGCGACGGTCGGCGCGGGTTTTTCGTCAAGCTCAACGCGGCCGAGCGCCTGGCGATGTTCGAGGCCGAGGCCGAGGGTTTGGACGCACTCGCCGCGACCGGAGCCATGCGCGTTCCAGCGCCGGTCTGCGCGGGTCTCGCCGGCGACCAAAGCTATCTGGCCATGGAAACGCTCGATCTCGGCGGACGGCTGGATGGCGCGCTCGCCGGTCGCCAACTCGCCCAACTGCATCGCGCCACTGCGCAGACTTTCGGCTGGCATCGCGACAACACCATCGGCGCCACCCCGCAACCGAATACGCCCCGCGCGGACTGGATCGACTTCTGGCGCGAGCACCGGCTGGGGTATCAACTCGAACTCGCCGCCGCCAAGGGCTACGGCGGCCGTCTGCGGTCGTCCGGCGAACGCCTGCTCGGCGCGCTCGACGCGCTGATCGGGCACCGCCCGCCGTCCTCGTTGCTGCACGGCGACCTCTGGGGCGGCAATATCGGCGCGACGCCCGACGGACAGCCGGTCATCTTCGATCCCGCCGTCTATCATGGCGACCGCGAGGCGGACCTGGCCATGACCGAACTCTTCGGCGGTTTCGACGCACGCTTCCAGTCCGCCTATCGCGAGGCCTGGCCGCTCGATTCCGGCTATGCCGTCCGCAAGATTCTCTACAACCTCTATCACATCCTCAACCATCTGAATCTGTTCGGCGGCGGCTATCTCAGTCAGGCCCAGGGCATGATCGACCGACTGCTCGCCGAGACCGGCTGA
- a CDS encoding SixA phosphatase family protein, with protein MSRELLILRHAKSDWSAGDAADFRRPLAKRGKHDAPKVGAWLYREGLVPDHVICSPAERARQTAEIVCKRLDYKKKKIVLESGIYEAGVPELLDVLERCPANAATVLIVGHNPGLEELVRHLVGEDLDIPEDGKLLPTATVARLEMPDDWRALAAGSAQLVSITRPRSLSDGIQKSR; from the coding sequence ATGTCACGAGAACTCTTAATCCTCCGGCACGCCAAGTCGGATTGGAGCGCGGGCGATGCCGCCGATTTTCGGCGTCCGCTCGCCAAGCGCGGCAAGCATGACGCGCCCAAGGTCGGCGCCTGGCTCTACCGCGAGGGGCTGGTGCCGGATCATGTCATCTGTTCGCCCGCCGAACGCGCCCGCCAAACCGCCGAGATCGTTTGCAAACGGCTGGATTACAAAAAAAAGAAGATCGTGCTGGAGTCCGGAATCTACGAGGCTGGCGTCCCGGAACTGCTCGATGTGCTCGAACGCTGTCCCGCCAATGCCGCCACAGTCCTGATCGTCGGGCATAACCCCGGACTGGAGGAACTGGTCAGGCATCTGGTCGGCGAGGATCTGGACATCCCCGAAGATGGCAAGCTGCTCCCGACCGCTACCGTCGCCCGACTGGAAATGCCGGACGACTGGCGCGCACTCGCGGCGGGCAGCGCGCAACTGGTCTCGATTACGCGCCCGCGCAGTCTCTCTGACGGCATACAAAAAAGTCGGTAA